Within the uncultured Bacteroides sp. genome, the region CAAACTGGAAAGAGCAATGGATGCACTTCGCTGTCCGCCTGAAGATCAGTCGGTTAAAAATCTATCGGGAGGTGAACGCAGACGAGTAGCATTATGCAGATTGTTACTTCAGCAACCGGATATCTTATTGCTTGATGAGCCTACCAATCACTTGGATGCGGAATCTATTGACTGGCTGGAGCAACATCTTCAACAATATGCAGGTACGGTTATTGCGGTTACTCACGACCGTTATTTCTTAGACCATGTTGCTGGATGGATTCTTGAACTAGACCGTGGCGAAGGAATTCCCTGGAAAGGAAATTACTCTTCCTGGCTGGAACAAAAAACCAAACGTATGGAAATGGAAGAGAAGACGGTCAGTAAGCGTAGAAAAACACTTGAACGAGAACTAGATTGGGTACGTATGGCACCGAAAGCCCGTCAGGCAAAAGGAAAGGCGCGTTTGAATTCTTACGATAAATTATTGAATGAAGATCAAAAGGAGAAAGAAGATAAGCTTGAAATATTTATTCCTAACGGACCTCGTCTGGGTAATAAAGTAATAGAAGTAAAAGGTGTAACTAAAGCATATGGAGATAAGCTGCTGTTTGACAATCTTGAATTTAATCTTCCACCTAACGGTATAGTAGGAGTGATTGGTCCGAATGGAGCTGGTAAAACAACTCTTTTCCGCCTGATTATGGGATTGGAACATGTTGATAAAGGTACTTTTGAAGTAGGAGAGACTGTAAAGATTGCCTATGTTGATCAGCAGCATAAAGATATTGATCCTAATAAGAGCGTTTATCAGGTAATTTCTGGTGGCAACGAACTTATGCGTTTGGGTGGCCGGGATATCAATGCGCGTGCATACCTTTCCCGTTTTAATTTTGCCGGAGGCGATCAGGAAAAGCTTTGCGGAGTACTTTCCGGTGGTGAACGTAATCGTCTTCATCTTGCTATGGCTTTGAAAGAAGAAGGAAACGTTCTGTTGCTCGATGAGCCTACCAATGATATTGATGTAAA harbors:
- the ettA gene encoding energy-dependent translational throttle protein EttA, with protein sequence MADDKKIIFSMVGVSKAFQPNKQVLKNIYLSFFYGAKIGIIGLNGSGKSTLLKIIAGLEKSYQGEVVFSPGYSVGYLAQEPHLDDTKTVKEVVMEGVQSTVDALAEYEAINLKFGEPEYYEDQDKMDALFVRQAELQDIIDATDAWNLDSKLERAMDALRCPPEDQSVKNLSGGERRRVALCRLLLQQPDILLLDEPTNHLDAESIDWLEQHLQQYAGTVIAVTHDRYFLDHVAGWILELDRGEGIPWKGNYSSWLEQKTKRMEMEEKTVSKRRKTLERELDWVRMAPKARQAKGKARLNSYDKLLNEDQKEKEDKLEIFIPNGPRLGNKVIEVKGVTKAYGDKLLFDNLEFNLPPNGIVGVIGPNGAGKTTLFRLIMGLEHVDKGTFEVGETVKIAYVDQQHKDIDPNKSVYQVISGGNELMRLGGRDINARAYLSRFNFAGGDQEKLCGVLSGGERNRLHLAMALKEEGNVLLLDEPTNDIDVNTLRALEEGLEEFAGCAVVISHDRWFLDRICTHILAFEGDSEVFFFEGSYSEYEENKMKRLGNEEPKRVRYRKLIVD